One window of the Triticum dicoccoides isolate Atlit2015 ecotype Zavitan chromosome 3B, WEW_v2.0, whole genome shotgun sequence genome contains the following:
- the LOC119277026 gene encoding RING-H2 finger protein ATL74-like, translating into MSMSVSMSGKASDPGSAWFGGGSRSPQPGPTHNVRLIAMAVAAFVSVLGLSLLLHLYICRVRRRNRRQAEAAAAALEAGSAAPKPAKVGLDPSAIAALPTAAYQETGEPGSGASECTICLGAMQEGEAVRVLPACAHVFHVPCVDTWLASSSSCPVCRALVEPPPSPAAPAWVQEKQGLEKECAASGSSVPPCGLGASLMRMLNRERPLARRPPQGDHAHPMEMHVEDLESQQPRQQHSVDTN; encoded by the coding sequence ATGTCGATGTCGGTGTCCATGTCCGGGAAGGCGAGCGACCCGGGTTCCGCCTGGTTCGGCGGCGGCAGCAGGAGCCCGCAACCGGGGCCGACACACAACGTGCGGCTCATCGCCATGGCCGTCGCCGCGTTCGTCTCCGTGCTTGGCCTCTCCCTGCTCCTGCACCTCTACATCTGCCGCGTCCGCCGCAGGAACCGCAGGCaagcggaggcggccgcggccgcgCTGGAGGCCGGCTCGgcggcccccaagccggccaaggtCGGGCTGGACCCGTCGGCCATCGCGGCGCTGCCGACCGCGGCGTACCAGGAGACGGGCGAGCCGGGCAGCGGTGCAAGCGAGTGCACCATCTGCCTCGGCGCCATGCAGGAGGGCGAGGCGGTGCGCGTGCTGCCGGCCTGCGCGCACGTGTTCCACGTCCCCTGTGTCGACACGTGGCTCGCGTCCAGCTCGTCGTGCCCGGTCTGCCGCGCCctggtggagccgccgccgtcgccggccgcGCCAGCGTGGGTGCAGGAGAAGCAGGGCCTGGAGAAGGAGTGTGCTGCAAGCGGGAGCTCGGTGCCGCCGTGCGGGCTCGGCGCGTCGCTGATGCGGATGCTGAACAGGGAGAGGCCGCTGGCGCGGAGGCCGCCGCAGGGTGACCACGCGCACCCGATGGAAATGCATGTCGAGGACCTGGAAAGCCAGCAGCCCCGGCAGCAACACTCTGTAGATACCAATTAg